In Miscanthus floridulus cultivar M001 chromosome 5, ASM1932011v1, whole genome shotgun sequence, one genomic interval encodes:
- the LOC136450506 gene encoding protein MOR1-like isoform X1 — protein MSTEDEKLLKEAKKLPWDERLQHKNWKVRNDANIDLAALCDSITDPKDARLREFGPLFKKTVADSNAPVQEKALDALLAFQRAADADASRYAKEVCDAIVAKCLTGRPKTVEKAQAAFLLWVELEAAEVFLESMEKAVKNKVAKAVVPAIDVMFQALSEFGTKVVPPKKILKMLPELFDHPDQNVRASSKGLTLELCRWIGKDPVKSILFEKMRDTMKKELEAELANVSGLAKPTRKIRSEQEKELEEEAVPETSGANTSEEAAADAPVEIDEYDLVDPVDILAPLEKSGFWDGVKATKWSERRDAVAELTKLASAKKIAHGDFHEICRTLKKLITDVNLAVAVEAIQAIGNLARGLRAHFSGNARMLLPVLLEKLKEKKPTMAEALNQTLQAMHKSGCFTLIDVIEDVRVAVKNKVPLVRSSTLTWVAICIETSNKATVLKLHKEYVPICMECLNDGTPEVRDASFSVLTAIAKMVGMKPLERSLEKLDDVRKKKLSDMIGSSSDTVLSSGTAPITTSGAATSARGVADSMSMKRSAASMLSGKKPVQAAAATKKSGPSKSTAAKKTDGGSQSKTSAAPEIEDVEPAEMSLEEIEERLRSVVKAETISQLKSSVWKERLEAIGILKQEVESLTELDKSAELLIRLLCAVPGWSEKNVQVQQQVIEVITYIASTVNKFPKRCVVLCLLGISERVADIKTRIFAMKCLTAFCEAVGPGFVFDRLYKIMKEHKNPKVLSEGILWMVSAVEDFGISNLKLKDMIDFCKDIGLQSSTAVTRNATIKLIGMLHKFVGPDIKGFLSDVKPALLSALDTEYEKNPFEGAAAAPKRTVRVLDTAASASAGSSDGLPREDISAKITPTLLKNLGSPDWKVRLESIDAVTKIVEEANKRIQPTGTADLFSALRGRLYDSNKNLVMATLSTIGSLASAMGPSVEKSSKGILADVLKCLGDNKKHMRECTLTALDSWVAAAQLDKMVPYIIVSLGDQKTGSEGRKDLFDWLSKHVSKMGDPSEALPLLKPSASSLMDKSSEVRKVAESFMNEILRICGQEVVGRNLKDLPSPTLAIVSERLKLSTVHEGFSESVKMVTTSMSLPSKAGLKNNKHGPNDRGSNVGKPVSQRGLPARASVTMVSTQDPAQSQALFNIKDSNKEERERRVLVRKFKFEEPRREQIDELKIDLFKHFREDVSLRLWNSDFKRQIDGIELLQKALPSSGKEVIELLDILLRWFVLRFCESNTTCLLKVLDFLPELFDILKDQSYMLTEAEAAIFLPCLIEKSGHNIEKVREKMGELIKQMVNIYSLPKLLPYVLEGLRSKNNRTRIECVDIIGYFIDHHGTEVGGLMKNLPSVAALTAERDGEIRKAALNTLATAYKNLGDDVWRYVGKLSDAQRSMLDDRFKWKAREMDKRREGRPGDARAALRRSLRENGSDIAEQSGEVVSRSVTGSMISRDFGYADAHMDRHMVPRQIPAATGPADWREALKIVALGLPEQSVEGMKVICHELTQATDPESTVLEDLIKEADRLVSCLAVMVPKTFNFSLSGASSRSCKYVLNTLMQTFQIKRLAHAVKEGTLDNLITELLLWLLDERVPLMDDGSQLLKALNVLMLKILDNAERTSSFVVLINLLRPLDPSRWPSPTPAESLAVKNQKFSDLVVKCLIKLTKVLQSTMYEVDLDRILQSIHIYLQELGMEEIRRRAGADDKPLRMVKTVLHELVKLRGTAIKGHLSMVPIDAEPQPIILAYIDLNLQTLAAARMLTPSGPMGQTHWGDAASNNPNPSSHSADAQLKQELAAVFKKIGDKQTCTIGLYELYRITQLYPKVDIFAQLQNASEAFRTYIRDGLAQVEKNSAAGRTPSSLPLSTPPPIAAIPSPKFAPSPVHTKTIDSKTDYNEDNASGETLPFRGQGDATDQQTERYQTSAGTLDALRERMKSIQAAAIGHFDGAQARPLASMNGSNMLHGGTRLDGEPQQQSNIPPMDERALSGLQARMERLKSGSMESL, from the exons ATGTCGACGGAGGACGAGAAGCTCCTCAAGGAGGCGAAGAAGTTGCCGTGGGACGAGCGGCTGCAGCATAAGAACTGGAAGGTGAGGAATGACGCAAACATCGACCTCGCCGCCCTATGCGACTCCATCACCGACCCTAAGGACGCCCGCCTCCGCGAATTTG GGCCGTTGTTTAAGAAGACGGTTGCAGATTCCAATGCGCCGGTACAGGAGAAGGCGCTAGACGCCCTCCTCGCGTTCCAGCGAGCTGCTGACGCCGATGCATCAAG ATACGCGAAGGAGGTTTGTGATGCAATCGTGGCCAAGTGCCTCACTGGCCGACCAAAGACTGTCGAGAAAGCTCAAGCTGCATTCCTCTTATGGGTGGAACTGGAGGCAGCAGAGGTCTTCCTT GAATCTATGGAGAAGGCCGTGAAGAACAAAGTGGCTAAAGCAGTTGTACCTGCTATTGATGTGATGTTTCAAGCACTCAG CGAATTTGGAACTAAGGTAGTGCCACCCAAAAAGATTCTGAAGATGCTTCCTGAGCTGTTTGACCATCCAGACCAGAATGTCCGGGCTTCTTCTAAGGGTTTGACACTAGAGCTTTGTCGGTGGATTGGCAAAGACCCTGTAAAGTCTATTTTATTCGAGAAGATGAGAGATACCATG AAAAAGGAGTTGGAAGCAGAATTGGCAAACGTGTCCGGACTTGCTAAGCCAACTCGAAAAATAAG ATCCGAACAAGAAAAGGAACTTGAGGAGGAGGCTGTGCCAGAGACAAGTGGGGCTAACACTTCTGAAGAGGCAGCGGCAGATG CCCCTGTGGAGATCGATGAATATGACCTTGTTGATCCTGTAGACATTTTAGCCCCACTAGAAAAGTCTGGATTTTGGGACGGTGTG AAAGCAACTAAATGGTCGGAGAGAAGGGATGCTGTGGCAGAGTTAACCAAGCTTGCTTCGGCAAAAAAAATTGCTCATGGTGATTTTCATGAAATTTGCCGGACACTAAAGAAG CTCATCACAGATGTTAATTTGGCTGTTGCGGTGGAAGCTATTCAGGCAATAGGGAATTTAGCTAGAGGTTTAAGAGCCCATTTTTCTGGAAATGCACGGATGCTCCTTCCGGTTTTACTT GAAAAATTGAAAGAAAAAAAGCCTACAATGGCAGAAGCactaaatcaaacacttcaaGCAATGCACAAGTCTGGCTGTTTTACACTTATTGATGTGATTGAAG ATGTTCGGGTGGCTGTAAAAAACAAGGTGCCCCTTGTTCGTTCCTCAACGCTGACCTGGGTTGCAATTTGCATTGAAACAAGCAATAAAGCAACTGTACTGAAGTTGCACAAGGAATATGTTCCTATCTGCATGGAG TGCTTGAATGATGGTACTCCAGAAGTACGAGAtgcttctttttctgttttaACTGCCATAGCCAAG ATGGTTGGTATGAAACCATTGGAACGATCCCTGGAGAAATTAGATGATGTGAGGAAAAAGAAGTTATCAGATATGATAGGTTCTTCCAGTGACACTGTTTTGAGTTCAGGGACAG CTCCAATCACAACATCAGGAGCAGCCACATCTGCTCGCGGG GTTGCAGATAGCATGTCAATGAAGAGATCTGCCGCAAGCATGCTTAGTGGAAAGAAGCCTGTCCAGGCAGCG GCTGCTACCAAGAAATCTGGACCATCAAAATCCACTGCAGCAAAAAAGACAGATGGTGGATCACAGTCTAAGACATCAGCTGCTCCTGAGATTGAAGACGTTGAG CCGGCAGAAATGAGTTTGGAGGAAATAGAAGAGAGGTTAAGGTCTGTTGTGAAAGCTGAGACAATTTCCCAGCTAAAGAGCTCTGTCTGGAAAGAGCGCCTTGAAG CTATTGGCATACTCAAGCAAGAGGTGGAAAGTCTTACGGAACTTGATAAGTCCGCTGAACTTCTGATTCGTTTGTTGTGTGCTGTGCCTGGATGGAGCGAAAAGAATGTTCAG GTACAACAACAAGTTATAGAGGTCATCACCTATATTGCCTCAACTGTAAACAAATTTCCAAAGCGATGTGTGGTTCTATGCCTTCTTG GCATAAGTGAAAGGGTTGCTGATATAAAAACACGGATCTTTGCAATGAAATGTCTCACTGCGTTTTGTGAGGCAGTGGGTCCTGGATTTGTGTTTGATAGG CTTTACAAAATAATGAAGGAGCACAAGAATCCCAAGGTCCTTAGTGAGGGTATTCTTTGGATGGTCTCTGCTGTGGAAGACTTTGGGATCTCCAATTTAAAGCTAAAG gACATGATTGATTTTTGCAAAGACATCGGCCTTCAGTCTAGTACTGCTGTAACAAGAAATGCTACTATAAAACTAATTGGGATGCTACATAAGTTTGTGGGCCCAG ATATTAAAGGCTTTTTAAGTGATGTTAAACCAGCACTTCTAAGTGCCCTGGATACTGAATATGAGAAAAATCCTTTTGAG ggtgctgctgctgctccgaaGAGAACAGTTCGAGTTCTGGATACTGCAGCTTCCGCATCTGCCGGCTCGTCTGATGGGCTGCCACGGGAAGACATTAGTGCTAAGATTACACCTACTTTACTAAAAAATCTAGGCAGTCCGGACTGGAAG GTACGACTGGAGTCCATAGATGCAGTCACCAAAATTGTGGAGGAGGCTAATAAACGTATCCAGCCTACAGGAACAG CTGACCTGTTCAGTGCGCTTAGAGGCCGTCTTTATGACAGCAACAAAAATTTAGTAATGGCAACCTTGTCCACTATTGGTAGCCTTGCATCTGCTATGGGACCTTCTGTTGAAAAGTCAAGCAAG GGTATTTTGGCAGATGTGCTGAAGTGTCTTGGTGACAATAAGAAGCATATGCGAGAATGCACTTTGACTGCTCTAGATTCGTGGGTTGCTGCAGCCCAACTTGACAAGATGGTTCCATATATTATAGTGTCTTTGGGTGATCAGAAAACAGGTTCAGAAGGGCGAAAAGATCTCTTTGATTGGTTGTCTAAGCATGTTTCAAAAATGGGTGATCCATCTGAGGCTTTGCCTTTGTTGAAGCCATCTGCATCTTCTTTGATG GATAAATCTTCTGAAGTCCGCAAAGTTGCTGAATCCTTTATGAATGAAATTCTCAGGATCTGTGGCCAAGAAGTG GTTGGAAGGAACTTGAAAGATTTGCCATCACCTACTTTGGCCATTGTATCAGAAAGGCTGAAACTGTCTACTGTACATGAAG GATTTTCTGAATCTGTTAAGATGGTGACAACAAGCATGAGTTTGCCATCAAAAGCAGGTTTGAAGAACAATAAGCATGGTCCTAATGATCGTGGTTCTAATGTGGGCAAACCTGTGTCCCAA AGAGGACTTCCAGCTAGAGCATCTGTTACTATGGTTTCTACTCAAGACCCTGCACAATCCCAGGCATTATttaacataaaggactcaaacaAG GAAGAGCGGGAGAGGCGTGTTTTGGTAAGAAAATTCAAGTTCGAAGAACCGCGTCGAGAGCAGATTGATGAACTAAAG ATTGATTTGTTTAAGCATTTCCGAGAAGATGTAAGCTTGCGATTATGGAACTCAGACTTTAAGAGGCAAATAGATGGTATTGAATTGCTACAAAAG GCACTTCCTTCGAGTGGGAAAGAAGTGATTGAACTTCTTGACATACTATTAAGATGGTTTGTCTTACGCTTTTGTGAATCTAACACAACATGTTTGTTGAAG GTCCTTGACTTTCTTCCTGAGCTTTTTGATATTCTAAAAGACCAGTCTTACATGTTGACAGAAGCTGAAGCTGCAATTTTTCTTCCTTGCCTCATAGAGAAG TCTGGTCATAACATTGAAAAAGTCAGGGAAAAAATGGGGGAGCTGATAAAGCAAATGGTCAACATTTATTCTCTTCCCAAACTACTTCCTTATGTTCTTGAGGGGCTCCGCTCCAAGAATAACCGGACAAGGATAGAATGTGTTGATATTATTGGATACTTCATTGACCATCATGGGACTGAG GTTGGTGGGTTGATGAAAAACTTGCCATCTGTTGCAGCACTGACAGCAGAGCGTGATGGTGAGATTAGGAAAGCTGCCCTTAATACGCTTGCAACAGCCTACAAGAACCTTG GGGATGATGTATGGCGATATGTTGGAAAACTCTCAGATGCCCAAAGAAGCATGCTCGATGATAGGTTTAAATGGAAG GCAAGGGAAATGGATAAAAGGAGAGAAGGAAGGCCTGGTGATGCTCGAGCAGCTTTGAGGCGTTCACTTAGGGAGAATGG GTCTGATATAGCAGAACAAAGCGGAGAAGTAGTCTCCCGTTCAGTGACAGGATCAATGATCTCAAG GGACTTCGGATATGCGGATGCTCATATGGATAGGCACATGGTACCTAGGCAGATTCCAGCTGCAACTGGTCCTGCGGACTGGCGTGAAGCTCTCAAGATAGTTGCATTGGGTTTGCCTGAGCAG TCTGTGGAAGGTATGAAAGTTATATGCCATGAGCTAACGCAGGCAACTGACCCTGAAAGCACGGTGCTTGAAGATCTTATTAAGGAAGCTGACAGATTAGTGTCATGCTTGGCTGTTATG GTTCCAAAAACCTTCAATTTTAGCTTATCTGGGGCCTCTTCAAGGTCTTGCAAATATGTTTTAAACACACTCATGCAG ACATTTCAGATCAAACGTCTTGCTCATGCTGTGAAGGAGGGTACCCTTGACAACCTTATTACGGAGTTACTTCTTTGGCTTTTAGATGAAAGGGTTCCTCTTATGGATGATGGCAGCCAATTACTCAAAGCACTTAATGTTTTAATGCTTAAAATCCTG GATAATGCTGAGAGAACATCCTCGTTTGTTGTGCTAATTAATTTGCTGAGGCCTTTGGATCCTTCAAGATGGCCATCGCCTACACCAGCAGAGTCTCTTGCTGTAAAAAATCAGAAGTTTTCGGACTTAGTTGTCAAATGTTTAATTAAGTTGACAAAG GTTCTTCAGAGTACAATGTATGAAGTTGACCTCGATCGAATTCTTCAGAGCATCCACATTTATTTACAAGAACTGGGAATGGAAGAAATACGGAGAAG GGCTGGTGCTGATGATAAGCCATTAAGAATGGTCAAAACCGTATTGCATGAACTTGTGAAGCTTCGAGGGACAGCAATAAAGGGTCACCTTTCAATGGTTCCTATAGATGCTGAACCTCAGCCAATAATTCTAGCATACATTGATCTTAATCTCCAG ACCCTTGCAGCTGCTAGAATGCTGACGCCATCAGGACCTATGGGTCAAACTCACTGGGGTGATGCTGCGTCAAACAATCCAAATCCATCTAGTCACTCAGCTGACGCGCAATTGAAG CAAGAGCTTGCTGCTGTCTTCAAGAAAATTGGTGACAAGCAAACATGTACTATTGGCCTTTATGAACTGTATCGGATAACTCAGCTCTACCCAAAG GTTGATATATTTGCTCAGCTTCAGAATGCTAGTGAAGCATTTAGAACCTATATCAGAGATGGGCTAGCTCAG GTGGAGAAGAACTCAGCAGCTGGAAGAACACCCTCTAGTCTTCCATTATCCACACCGCCCCCAATAGCAGCAATACCCTCTCCAAAGTTTGCACCATCCCCTGTTCACACAAAAACAATTGATAGCAAAACGGATTATAACGAAGATAATGCCAGTGGTGAGACACTACCCTTCAGAGGTCAAGGTGACGCTACCGACCAACAGACTGAGAGATACCAGACCTCAG CAGGGACATTGGATGCTCTTAGGGAAAGGATGAAAAGCATTCAAGCTGCAGCTATTGGTCATTTTGACGGAGCTCAGGCTCGGCCGTTGGCAAGTATGAACGGAAGTAATATGCTGCATGGGGGAACACGATTGGATGGTGAACCCCAACAACAAAGCAATATTCCACCCATGGATGAACGAGCTCTATCTGGGCTGCAAGCACGAATGGAGAGGCTAAAGAGTGGGTCTATGGAATCACTATAG